One segment of Triticum aestivum cultivar Chinese Spring chromosome 2A, IWGSC CS RefSeq v2.1, whole genome shotgun sequence DNA contains the following:
- the LOC123191361 gene encoding uncharacterized protein produces MQCKELPASKMTDITICTSSPPSPDGPATLEQAASIEDEDPELLYELKEQLLLLTTLVATVTYVTGLNLPGGAWQTQQADGHLAGDPILRDIHYRRYLAFYYCNGTALASSVVVCLILVMLQRKRPVWTLVLRVVMVLDLLGLMGSYAAGTCHDTFATIWAVALACPVLAYITFAFVTSHRPRGDASTTTRATATGRHEEKEKIEVLMLLATFAVTISYAAGLNPPGGFWTSTLQKDARLLHLAGDPIMEDSALRRYRAFFVCNTTAFVASLFIIPLLLDKKLSSKISARFLAVYGFIAVALLGLMGAYAAGSCRKTDSTVKVIFLAAAVPACVGLQLALSYAFNVKPIKVMRASFSGWLHYLRGTGGPAGAGIQTLHAYVLIFCCCDEELGIRCLSLCQDASALEDPDLKNTRYFVMVLASFAVSITYQAGLDPPGGLWQDKLDGHKIGQPVLRTTHPTRYQVFFYSNSAAFVTSLVVVMMVQSKFLLKRRTLVAAMVLDLLGLVIAYAAGCTRDTSTSIYVVAVACLVLSYAVVHISLGGERENMVTRPDHDPDPAMVAPDPALVAPDPAMVAPVPATPAPALPVVGGGQRQPRRTPRSKEQLDDKRQVLLLIAILAAALTYQAGLTPPGGFWQVDDEKLGHRAGYPVLLDNYPRRYKAFFYCNAASFMSSVALILLLVNRKLYRPGIRCYALHVCMAVGMFALMGAYAAGSSRHLKTSIYVLTLVAVVSASIPLQVAIFWYFGNCMDNRHDQPRIRRRRARGQDDPDKEKDEELEYLMLLAVLAASVTYQNGLRPAGGMWQEDSGAYTAGNPILRDINKRRYDIFLYSNSTSFMASVVAIVMLLPLTLSDDVRWLQRCLPFHRVDLKWSLWPVHTAILLDMLGLLVAYAAGGTRKWGSSRNVILIVLPVLAYIALYAMAAAIYIYIRRRSSQSSSRQAGQQAESSS; encoded by the exons ATGCAATGCAAGGAGCTCCCAGCTAGCAAGATGACAGATATCACCATCTGCACCTCCTCACCGCCATCACCAGATGGACCGGCGACGCTTGAACAAGCTGCGTCCATCGAAGATGAAGACCCAGAGTTATTGTACGAGCTGAAAGAGCAGCTTCTGCTGCTGACCACTCTGGTGGCGACGGTGACGTACGTCACCGGGCTCAACCTACCCGGCGGAGCCTGGCAGACGCAGCAGGCGGACGGGCACCTCGCCGGCGACCCCATCCTCCGGGACATCCACTACCGCCGGTACCTCGCCTTCTACTACTGCAACGGCACCGCTCTCGCCTCGTCGGTCGTGGTCTGCCTCATCCTCGTCATGCtgcagaggaagagacccgtcTGGACGCTGGTTCTGCGGGTGGTCATGGTGCTCGACCTACTTGGCCTCATGGGTTCCTACGCAGCTGGGACCTGCCATGACACCTTCGCCACCATCTGGGCCGTGGCGCTGGCTTGCCCCGTCTTGGCCTATATCACGTTTGCTTTCGTCACCAGCCACCGACCCCGCGGCGACGCCAGTACCACCACCAGAGCCACAGCCACAGGCCGGCATGAAGAGAAGGAGAAGATCGAGGTGCTGATGCTGCTGGCGACCTTCGCCGTCACCATCTCATACGCCGCCGGGCTGAACCCACCAGGCGGCTTCTGGACCAGCACCCTGCAGAAGGATGCCCGCCTTCTTCACCTCGCCGGCGACCCGATCATGGAAGATAGCGCGCTCCGGAGGTACCGGGCCTTCTTCGTCTGCAACACGACGGCGTTCGTCGCCTCCTTGTTCATCATCCCGCTCCTCCTGGACAAGAAATTGAGCAGCAAAATCTCAGCGAGGTTTCTGGCGGTCTACGGCTTCATCGCCGTGGCCCTCCTGGGCCTCATGGGGGCCTATGCTGCTGGAAGCTGCAGGAAAACTGACAGTACCGTCAAGGTCATCTTCTTGGCTGCTGCGGTTCCGGCTTGCGTAGGCCTTCAGCTGGCACTTAGTTATGCCTTCAATGTGAAACCAATCAAGGTCATGCGTGCTTCGTTCTCCGGATGGTTGCACTACTTAAGAGGCACTGGCGGTCCTGCAGGTGCAGGTATACAAACTCTACATGCTTATGTGTTGATTTTTTGTTGTT GTGATGAGGAATTGGGGATAAGATGCTTATCTTTATGTCAAG ATGCCAGTGCACTTGAGGACCCAGACCTGAAAAACACTCGCTATTTTGTTATGGTACTTGCTAGCTTCGCGGTGAGCATCACTTACCAAGCAGGACTGGATCCACCAGGCGGGCTATGGCAAGACAAACTGGATGGCCATAAGATTGGCCAGCCAGTGCTACGAACGACACACCCTACTCGTTACCAGGTGTTCTTCTACAGCAACTCAGCAGCTTTCGTGACATCTCTGGTGGTTGTCATGATGGTCCAGAGCAAGTTTCTACTCAAGCGCCGCACGTTGGTGGCAGCCATGGTGTTGGACCTGCTCGGCCTCGTCATCGCCTATGCTGCTGGGTGCACCAGGGATACCAGCACATCCATCTATGTTGTCGCGGTGGCTTGCCTTGTCCTCTCCTACGCCGTCGTCCATATCTCGttaggaggagagagggagaacatGGTTACTAGACCTGATCATGATCCTGATCCTGCTATGGTTGCTCCTGATCCTGCTCTGGTTGCTCCTGATCCTGCTATGGTTGCTCCTGTTCCTGCTACTCCTGCTCCTGCTCTTCCTGTAGTAGGAGGAGGACAACGCCAGCCGCGGCGAACACCACGAAGCAAGGAGCAGCTAGATGACAAGCGCCAGGTGTTGTTGTTAATCGCCATCTTAGCGGCAGCACTTACCTACCAAGCCGGGCTCACCCCGCCGGGTGGCTTCTGGCAAGTGGACGATGAGAAGCTTGGACACCGCGCGGGCTACCCGGTCCTCCTCGACAACTACCCGCGTCGCTACAAGGCCTTCTTCTACTGCAACGCGGCGAGCTTCATGTCGTCGGTggctctcatcctcctcctcgtcaaCCGCAAGCTGTACAGGCCGGGAATACGGTGCTACGCGCTCCACGTGTGCATGGCGGTGGGCATGTTCGCGCTCATGGGAGCCTATGCTGCCGGGAGCTCACGGCATCTCAAGACCTCCATCTATGTGTTGACGCTGGTGGCGGTGGTGTCGGCCTCCATACCCCTACAGGTAGCCATCTTCTGGTACTTCGGCAACTGCATGGACAACCGTCACGATCAACCTAGAATAAGACGACGACGAGCACGTGGACAAGATGACCCTGATAAAGAGAAAGACGAGGAACTTGAGTACCTGATGCTGCTGGCAGTCCTGGCTGCGAGTGTGACGTACCAGAACGGCCTGAGGCCAGCGGGCGGCATGTGGCAGGAGGACAGTGGCGCCTACACCGCCGGCAACCCCATCCTCCGCGACATCAACAAGCGCCGGTACGACATCTTCCTGTACAGCAACTCCACTTCTTTCATGGCGTCCGTCGTCGCCATCGTCATGCTGCTGCCATTGACGCTGAGCGACGACGTCAGATGGCTACAACGTTGCTTGCCGTTCCACAGGGTGGACCTCAAGTGGTCGCTCTGGCCGGTCCACACGGCCATTTTGCTGGACATGCTCGGCCTACTTGTGGCCTACGCGGCAGGAGGTACCAGGAAGTGGGGGTCGTCCAGAAATGTGATATTAATCGTCCTCCCCGTCCTAGCCTACATCGCGCTCTACGCAATGGCGGCGGCGATATACATATACATCCGCCGCAGATCCTCCCAGTCATCGAGCAGGCAAGCAGGGCAACAAGCCGAGTCTTCCTCTTAG
- the LOC123191362 gene encoding uncharacterized protein has product MSDISISISTQPPTNETATSNAVPDSELLYELKEQLLLLTTLVATVTYVSGLNLPGGAWQPEQEQGHLAGDPILRDVHYRRYLIFYYSNATTLASSVVVCLILIMLGRNSPVWSVLLRVVMVLDLLGLMGSYAAGTCHDTFTTIWAVALACPVLLTYAFLSYLGLFRRCSTHTNTNTGQQENEKIAVLMPLAAFVVTISYTAGLNPPGGFWSSTQQEDGLLLHLAGDPIMQDSELRRYRAFFVCNTMAFVASLSIILVLLDKKLSRTIAGRFVAVYTFIAVALLGLMGAYATGSCRETDNTIKIIFLTTAVPACVGLRLALNYVFDWKPIKKMCDLFSGWLDYFRSTIPAGTVDKDLKTSRYFIMVLAILAVSITYQAGLDPPGGLWQDNLHGHKLGHPVLRTTHPARYKVFFYSNSAAFVTSLVVVMMVQSKFLLRHRTLVAAMVLDLIGLIIAYAAGSTRDATTSIYVVSVACLVLSYSVVHIALGGEKENFVNSPPAGGRTKEQLDDKRQVLLLIAILVAALTYQAGLTPPGGFWSADDEQLGHRAGYPVLLDNYPLRYKAFFYCNAVSFMSSVALILLLVNRKLYRPGIRCYALHVCTAVGMFALMGAYASGSSRHLKTSIYVLTLVVAVSASIPLQIVIFWYIRRYKPGPQDEHKPGRVLARGRGPEKGEELEYLMLLGVMAASVTYQSGLRPPGGLWQEDNTAYSAGNPILHDINKRRYDVFLYNNSASFMASIVAIVMLLPLTLSNLKWPLWPVHTAISLDMAGLLVAYAAGSTRKWESSMNVVYLVLPVLGCIALYAAAAAIYIRNKEGKSPNQPQQSSSMQLQQRRADV; this is encoded by the exons ATGAGtgacatctccatctccatctccacacAGCCACCAACAAATGAAACTGCGACGTCCAACGCAGTTCCAGACTCAGAGCTATTGTATGAGCTGAAAGAGCAGCTTCTGCTGCTGACCACTCTGGTGGCGACGGTGACGTACGTCTCAGGGCTCAACCTGCCGGGGGGAGCCTGGCAGCCGGAGCAGGAGCAGGGGCACCTCGCTGGCGACCCGATCCTCCGGGACGTCCACTACCGCCGGTACCTCATCTTCTACTACAGCAACGCCACTACGCTCGCCTCATCGGTCGTGGTTTGCCTCATCCTCATCATGCTAGGCAGGAATAGCCCAGTCTGGTCGGTGTTGTTGCGGGTGGTCATGGTGCTCGACCTTCTTGGACTTATGGGTTCGTACGCAGCCGGCACCTGCCATGACACCTTCACAACCATCTGGGCTGTGGCACTCGCCTGCCCCGTCCTGCTCACATATGCTTTCCTCAGCTACCTCGGTCTGTTCCGCCGCTGCagtacacacacaaacacaaacactgGGCAACAAGAGAATGAGAAGATAGCGGTGCTGATGCCACTGGCGGCCTTTGTCGTCACCATCTCATACACCGCCGGGCTGAACCCGCCTGGGGGCTTCTGGAGCAGCACCCAGCAGGAGGACGGCCTCCTTCTTCACCTCGCCGGCGATCCGATCATGCAGGACAGCGAGCTCCGGAGGTACCGGGCCTTTTTCGTCTGCAACACGATGGCGTTTGTCGCCTCCTTGTCCATCATCCTGGTGCTCCTGGACAAGAAATTGAGCAGGACCATCGCGGGTCGGTTCGTGGCGGTCTACACCTTCATCGCCGTCGCTCTCCTGGGCCTCATGGGGGCTTATGCTACTGGGAGCTGCAGGGAGACTGACAATACCATCAAGATCATTTTCCTTACCACTGCGGTTCCTGCCTGCGTAGGCCTGCGGCTGGCTCTTAATTATGTCTTCGATTGGAAACCAATCAAGAAAATGTGTGATTTGTTCTCTGGATGGTTGGACTACTTCAGAAGCACCATTCCCGCAG GCACAGTGGACAAAGACTTAAAGACCAGTCGCTATTTCATTATGGTACTTGCCATTCTCGCGGTGAGCATCACTTACCAAGCAGGATTGGATCCACCGGGAGGCCTATGGCAAGACAATCTTCATGGGCATAAGCTTGGTCACCCAGTGCTCCGGACGACGCATCCTGCTCGCTACAAGGTGTTCTTCTACAGCAACTCAGCAGCTTTCGTGACATCTCTGGTGGTCGTCATGATGGTTCAGAGCAAGTTTCTGCTCAGGCACCGCACACTGGTGGCAGCCATGGTGCTGGACCTGATTGGCCTCATCATCGCCTACGCCGCCGGGAGCACTAGGGATGCAACCACATCCATCTATGTTGTCTCGGTGGCTTGCCTTGTCCTCTCCTACTCCGTCGTCCATATCGCGTTAGGAGGAGAAAAGGAGAACTTCGTCAATTCTCCTCCTGCTG gaggacgaaccaAGGAGCAGCTCGATGACAAGCGCCAGGTGTTGCTGTTAATCGCCATATTGGTCGCTGCGCTTACTTACCAAGCGGGGCTGACGCCGCCGGGCGGCTTCTGGTCAGCGGACGACGAGCAGCTTGGCCACCGCGCGGGCTACCCAGTCCTCCTCGACAACTACCCGCTGCGCTACAAGGCCTTTTTCTACTGCAACGCTGTTAGCTTCATGTCGTCGGTGGCTCTCATCCTCCTCCTTGTGAATCGTAAGCTGTACAGGCCAGGGATACGATGCTATGCACTCCACGTGTGCACGGCAGTGGGCATGTTCGCCCTCATGGGTGCTTACGCTTCCGGGAGCTCCCGCCATCTCAAGACCTCCATCTACGTGTTGACGCTGGTGGTCGCGGTATCGGCCTCCATACCTCTGCAAATAGTCATCTTCTGGTACATCCGTAGGTACAAGCCCGGCCCTCAAGATGAACATAAACCAGGACGGGTACTAGCACGTGGCCGAGGTCCAGAGAAAGGCGAGGAGCTTGAGTACCTAATGCTGCTAGGAGTCATGGCTGCGAGCGTGACTTACCAGAGCGGCCTGAGACCACCAGGTGGCTTGTGGCAGGAGGACAACACCGCCTACTCCGCCGGCAACCCGATCCTACATGACATCAACAAGCGCCGGTACGACGTCTTCTTGTACAACAACTCTGCTTCGTTCATGGCGTCCATCGTTGCCATCGTCATGCTGCTCCCATTGACGCTGAGCAACCTCAA ATGGCCACTCTGGCCAGTACACACGGCCATTTCGCTGGACATGGCCGG gctcctGGTGGCCTACGCGGCAGGAAGTACCAGGAAGTGGGAATCGTCCATGAATGTCGTCTACCTCGTCCTCCCCGTGCTTGGCTGTATTGCGCTCtacgcagcagcagcagcgataTACATCCGCAACAAAGAAGGCAAATCCCCGAACCAGCCGCAACAGTCCTCAAGCATGCAATTGCAACAACGAAGGGCAGATGTTTAA